GCGGTATGAAGCGAAAGTCGATCCAAGAGGAATTGCGGGGTATCGGCGTGTGGATGAGTCCATGGAGACTCCGACCTGGACGGCGGTCAAGCAGTACATCGAACGGCTCGATGGCCAGCGGTGCACGGAAATGTCGTTGGACGGCCCCAATGAATACCATATGACCATCGGAGGCGGACCGGATCGATTCTTCGTCTCAGTCATTGGCAACGATCTGGGACCATATGATCTCCTCGGACCCGATCCCAGCGACGAGCCGGAGAAGATGATTCTGGGGGGTATTGAGACGGATTTGCCACGGCGATTTCATGCTACCCGCGAGCAAACGCTTCAAGCTGCCGAATACTTCTTCTACCACGGCCAGATCGATCCAAACCTGAACTGGCAACTCGGTTGACGCTGAGTTGATGCACTTCGATGAACGGAGTAGCGGGGCGGTACAACTGAGCAGCCAAGCAACAGATTACCGGTGGCGCCGCTGACACCTGCGTGGCAGCAGCACTCAAGGAACTGGGCCTGAACGCCACCACAACTTTCGCTCTATTTGCCGAACATGATATACTTGTAATGATCAGACAGGCCTGGCCATCTATCGTACCAACCAACCGAAGGAGAGCTGATCCATGACACGCCAGGATTCCTGCAAAAAATCGTGCGGGCAGGTGGGTGTGCCTACGACCTCAACCCAACTTGGATTAGAGTTTCCCGATGTCAGGGTTATACCGCTCCAGATGATAGTCCTATCGATCCAACAGGTGTAATCGATATAGTACTGACATCTGAAGGACAGATCAATCTGATGTTACCAACGTACTTTACCAATCTCTGCCCGGGGATACCAGGACCGTTGCGACATTTTCGTGTGATCGCCGCGGATTGGGAGGATGCTTGGTCATTGATTGAAAAACTTTATCGGGCATTCGGCGCTCAGTGGGAACCGGGGTATACTTGGGCAAACGCCCATTTGAGGATTTTGTGGTACTCATTCCCGCCGAGCGTTTGATTCCGGACGATTATTCCTTTTATCTCCAGCACCGTGCTCCAAACCCTCTCCATTGGAAACCTGTTGAGCTGATTCCGGATGAAGAGCCACGGGGAGGAAGCTAGTTAGGATCATGGTATAGGGACGCGGACGGCGGGCAGTCTCAAGGCCGCCGATCGGCTCCTCACCCTTCTCGGCGACAGTGTGCCGCTGAGCGAGGTGGACGACACCGGCGCGTGGGAGGTGGTCTACAACCTCCGCGTCGCAGACTACCGTACCTACTTCGTCGGCGACGACACCTGGTCCTTCGCCGCCTGGGCGCATAATGCAGGTTGGCTGGGCTGCGGTATAGCTGGAGAACGACTGAATGAACAACAGCTCATAAATATCTTGAGGCAACCCGGTCGGCACAATGTCACTGTGGCCACCAAGACAGAGGCCTTAGAGCTAGCCCGCAAAGCATTACCAGATGCCGTGCAACTGCCTGAAGTTGTCGCAGGAGGAATGTATCCGTCCACAAAGGGTATCAAATGTTGGTTCAGGATCGAACCTGCGGAACCAGCGGTGGGCAATAACCTACCCCACGTGAAGTTTGCTGATTGGACTCATGGTAAAAAGTGGGAAGGTGGACGATGGGGACATATTTTCTTTATATCTAGTTCATGAACATAGGATTTAGAACTATGAGTTTCATGTTTGAAGTGATCTATCGTGCTCCGATGGACGAGCAAAAAAACAAGTTGATTAATGGAATAATTGCCACATACGGTGGTGTGTTAGACTGTATCGAAGAGCCAGAGCCCCATGGTCCATCCTCTGTAATACTCACTTATGAGTTTAATAACTACGATCAGGCATTTGCAGCGGCTAATAAACTTCGAGAACTTGGATTAAAAGTTGACGGACCATATGACTACGGTCCATAATCAAAAACATGATTCTCGAACTGCGTTACTGTAGCACCCCTTCTCCGTCGCAGGCAAAGGCTGGACACCCGCGGGCAGCCTCAGAAACTGAAATCTTAGGAATCGGAGTCCCCTGAGATCGACCGACCTGCTTCCCTCCGAGCCTAGCTAGGGGCAAGAGAATAGGGTGTAACAAG
The Thermogemmata fonticola DNA segment above includes these coding regions:
- a CDS encoding Imm1 family immunity protein produces the protein MWKVTSVSLSRYEAKVDPRGIAGYRRVDESMETPTWTAVKQYIERLDGQRCTEMSLDGPNEYHMTIGGGPDRFFVSVIGNDLGPYDLLGPDPSDEPEKMILGGIETDLPRRFHATREQTLQAAEYFFYHGQIDPNLNWQLG